From Xyrauchen texanus isolate HMW12.3.18 chromosome 9, RBS_HiC_50CHRs, whole genome shotgun sequence, the proteins below share one genomic window:
- the LOC127649153 gene encoding alpha-amylase-like — translation MFTYLFFSEPGRMKLLILAVLFGLSFAQFNPNTKNGRTSIVHLFEWRWADIAAECERYLGPNGFGGVQISPPSESIVVTSPWHPWWQRYQPIGYNLCSRSGNENELRDMITRCNNVGVNIYADAVINHMCGAGGGAGTHSSCGSYFDANKKDFPTVPYSNLDFNDGKCNTGSGNIENYGDVNQVRNCRLVGLLDLALEKDYVRGKVAGFMNKLIDMGVAGFRVDACKHMWPGDLSAVYGSLNNLNTNWFPSGSRPFIFQEVIDLGGEPITSNEYFGLGRVTEFKYGAKLGNVIRKWNGEKLSFLKNWGEGWGMMPTDKALVFIDNHDNQRGHGAGGASIVTFWDSKLYKIAVALMLAHPYGFTRVMSSYRWDRNIVNGQDQNDWIGPPSNSDGSTKPVPINPDSTCGDGWVCEHRWRQIKNMVIFRNVVNGQSLANWWDNQNNQIAFSRGNRGFIVINNDDSTLDVTLNTGMPGGTYCDVISGQKEGGRCTGKEVQVGGDGRAYFKISNMEEDPFIAIHADSKL, via the exons ATGTTCACTTACCTGTTTTTTTCTGAACCAGGGAGGATGAAGCTTCTAATCTTGGCAGTGCTTTTTGGGCTGAGCTTTGCTCAGTTCAACCCTAACACAAAAAATGGAAGAACTTCCATTGTCCACCTGTTTGAGTGGCGCTGGGCTGATATTGCTGCAGAGTGTGAGCGATATCTTGGACCAAACGGCTTCGGTGGAGTTcag ATCTCCCCTCCAAGTGAGAGCATTGTTGTCACAAGCCCCTGGCATCCTTGGTGGCAGAGATATCAACCAATTGGCTACAATTTGTGTTCCAGATCAGGAAATGAAAATGAACTGAGAGACATGATCACTAGGTGCAACAATGTTGGG GTGAACATCTATGCGGATGCAGTCATCAACCATATGTGTGGAGCAGGTGGTGGAGCAGGTACACACTCAAGCTGTGGATCATATTTTGATGCCAACAAAAAGGATTTTCCCACAGTTCCCTACTCAAATTTGGACTTCAATGATGGCAAATGCAACACTGGCAGTGGAAACATTGAGAACTACGGTGATGTCAATCAA GTGAGAAACTGTCGTCTGGTTGGTCTTCTGGACCTGGCTTTGGAGAAGGACTATGTGCGAGGTAAGGTGGCTGGCTTCATGAACAAGCTGATAGATATGGGTGTTGCTGGATTTAGAGTGGATGCCTGCAAGCATATGTGGCCTGGTGATCTTTCTGCTGTTTATGGCAGTCTCAATAATCTCAACACCAACTGGTTTCCCTCTGGCTCCAGGCCTTTCATCTTTCAGGAG GTTATTGATCTAGGTGGGGAGCCCATCACATCAAATGAGTACTTTGGACTTGGAAGGGTTACTGAGTTCAAGTATGGCGCCAAGCTGGGCAATGTCATCCGCAAATGGAACGGAGAAAAACTGTCCTTCCTCAA GAACTGGGGTGAGGGATGGGGAATGATGCCCACTGACAAAGCCCTGGTGTTTATTGACAACCACGATAACCAGAGAGGACATGGTGCTGGAGGAGCTTCTATTGTCACATTCTGGGATTCTAA ACTTTACAAAATTGCTGTAGCTCTGATGTTGGCCCACCCGTATGGATTTACCAGAGTAATGTCTAGCTACCGCTGGGATCGTAACATTGTGAATGGACAG GACCAAAATGACTGGATTGGACCTCCCAGCAACAGTGATGGATCCACTAAGCCCGTGCCCATCAATCCTGATTCTACCTGCGGAGATGGCTGGGTTTGTGAGCACAGATGGCGTCAGATCAA AAACATGGTGATCTTCCGTAACGTTGTTAATGGACAGTCATTGGCTAACTGGTGGGACAACCAGAACAACCAGATTGCTTTCAGCCGTGGCAATCGTGGGTTCATTGTCATCAACAATGATGACAG TACTCTGGATGTGACCCTAAACACTGGCATGCCAGGAGGCACCTACTGTGATGTTATCTCTGGACAGAAAGAAGGAGGCAGATGCACTGGGAAAGAGGTGCAGGTTGGAGGAGATGGACGTGCTTACTTCAAAATCAGCAACATGGAAGAAGACCCATTTATTGCCATCCATGCTGACTCAAAATTGTGA